agaaagaaagaaagtgaacCTGTAGCAGTGGACATGCAATGAATAAGCATCCGAGAAGATGAAGAATTGGAAGCTTTAACACCCACGTAATGACATGAAAAACCACCCACAGGGAAACGGAAAGAGTCGAAATTTGAAGAGAAAGAACGCGACCATGAGGCAACTGATTTTCTTTCGGTAAAGGATTGGGCAATTGCAGAGAATGAAACTGAAGTGACTGCTGCCATTTGGTTGGATGAATAATCACAAAATACAGAGAAAGTAGAAGGGAAGACTTCTAAATCATAGCGGCGGAATCAATGGATTGGAGAGATTAGCATTTGAATTTGGTTGAATTATTTGTTGTAAAGTGAGAAAGTGAGAGGTTGGAAAGGAAGAAAGGCTTATCCAATCCAATGGATTGGaagttgaaattgaaattggAGTCGACTCCACTTGTGTGGCTCTCCACTGCTTTGCCTTACTGTCACGACTAACCAAACCAATGTCATGGGTCCACTTCGACTCTTGACTTTGAAACGGCATCGTTCGACATGCTcttcaataaataaaagccATCTAGTAGCACATGGGAGACTACAAGCTTAAGCAGGCAGAGGAGTCTCTGAGGACTGTCCTTTACTTGAGCTGTTGGGGTCCTAACTGATTACGTCTTCCCCTTTCTGTATGTTCTGTTTTTTCTAGAGAAGACTGCAAAGCAGAACACTGTCACTAGATTCTTGTAGCAATGATGAATGTCCATTTCCATCCCCGTGAATGTACATAAAAGCGTGTGTAATGTGTTTACTAAATGTGAATTTATCATCTATGATTattctgtttttctttcacttgGCATTCTTCAATGGCTCTGGTACATATACATTTTAGTTGAGTTGAATTAGAATTCTGGTCTTTCAGCCCTTGAACTGCTTTTGTACCTCAAAttcatttgattttcttttcaataatgGATCATATTGCCATTCTTCAGTACATATACATTTTAGTTGAGTTGAATTATCACAGGTTCTAATCTGTTAAGtttaacttataaatattttcagattctattTCACCTATATTTATAtctgtataaaaaaaaattaaattaaattaaattaattgtgtacagttgatattaattattgagaaatttaataattgtattAGATTATGCTAATTAAAAAGGATgagaattacttttttttttagtaaggATAAACATTTTATACACCCACACAAATAAGCCTAAACTAGATAAGTCACTCTTATAACCCCACACTAGATAAGTCACTTttttgtttctaatacttgatattaatattatatttattttattttattttcagtattcaagaatttttaattttttttttaagaaaaagggtatattaatggttgagttttttttatttgtctaattcttctaattaaaattatattaactttttaagaaaaaatacattaatggttaagttttcatatttatttaattcttctaATAATAGTTCTAgtatcataaatattaaagtaaaaataaaagatatattttttacaattatttataaatttaatatttttataagtggTTCTTTTAAATGACTTTTaaggataattttatatttttataaaatatcatatatttaccttttatataaaattttaatttcactGTCCCGCTTATCCATATTTGATAAGTTGTaggtttagtaaatataaattataggtTCATTGATAGTACGGTGTAGGTCCATtgattcatatttaataagttctaggttcattaaaaataaattataaattcattgCTAGTATGCTGTAAGctcattaaaaattaactattaaatattgatataaGTAACAAGATTATTAAGTAATACCTATaggttcatcaaatataaGTTGTAGATCCATCATTTGTGAATTGTAAATTCATCAGTTAacatatgcttttattttttaaattacgaATTTCTAAACTATAATCTATGAATCTCAGGTGAATGTgtggttttattttaatttgtgaacttttttttttatataaagaatttcTAGACTTAAGTATACATGTAATAAACTTATAgtgtataatttattaacatgTTGTTAACTTATGAACCTACAGTTTTAtgattgatatttattatttttcctcatGAATTTATGTTCATAGTCTATGATTGTGTTTgtaattttgtaattgtgaatataaaattattaattttaatatattattattattattattaatttttaaaaattaaaatattatcatacaatgataaaaatgattagaatttaaattttctcaaGTAGAATgcaatatattttcttttacatatatgccactaaaagaaacaaataagtgaaatgaaaatgatattgtctattaaaagaaaatacacttattctgaaattattttaaaacataatCTTTTTATGACAACACTTATCggattaaaaaaaactaactGTTTAACTTGCTTtctcataatataattttaatttataataatttattgattttgagTTTATGTATATTATCTACTTcgaatatattgattttataatattctttaattgttattttttgtaaatttaataaattaatacttttaatattaataattttttattcacaaACATTCCAATTATAAGATGATGGACTATAGTTATTTCTAACTAGCCGTTTACTCGTGTGTTACacataaattataagaaaattaatttattattagtatgttatttcttagaattagaatgagtgtttaattagggatgcaacttattaatcaataaattaattaaaaaaatcataaaattatacataaatttgaattctatgtatcaaaataaaaattttatatatcaaaaattaaacatacatgtcaaaaaaatttaaatctcagaaattaatatatagagCTAAGATAGAAGAGAAAACCGTGTGACATAAATGATGTGGCTTCAATAATCTGAGTACATCTAaacaaaatgatttttttttttaatttatcttgaGAAAATAAGTGTTagaaataagttattattttatttatatgcttGGAACGCAATCCCTGAGGCAAAATTAATATCTCAATCAAGCAAGAGATCTTGTTATTCTAAAAcgacaatattttttttttaagagagTTTTTTGGATTACAATCACGGTTGTGCCAAATTAGTTCTAAATTACTCCCTATAAtattgaattcaatcaatactttttatgatatttgatTTTCTAGGCATATATGTTGAGGAACTAAATCAGGATCCAGTCAACAATGACCAACGCTGTTGGTTAAGGCCTCAGTTCAGATCATCACAAGCCCCAAATCAGGGAAAATGAGCAACATATCTCTCCCAAGCTAGAAATAGACGTTGGAATAGAGCATAGGAAAGCTACTGATAGCAAGAGGACCATTACAATCACAGACTTATATATACAGAACATCCATACTCATGTAATCTTAGAATTCTGATGTATATACTCATCACAGATTAATAAAACAACAATTACAGTTTTCTACAATATAGGATAAATATGAAAGTGTGGCATAACAAGTATTACATGGCTCCCATTGCTCTTAAGATTGAAAGTAGATCTGCTGAAAGATGATCATTGTTGGGTGGTAAATTTGGGATGTTGAAGGATCCCGAACTGCTTCCTCTAATCCTGTCACAAAGTGCAAACCTACAAACCGGGCACTGCCCATTACTCTTCACCCAAGGCACAATACATTCCTCATGAAACATATGGTTACATGGAGTCAGCATCACTATCTCTTTAGGCTCAAAGTCTTCTAAGCAAACTGCACACCTCTTCCCATCCTCTTCTTTCTCCCTTGCCCTTTCATTAACTATATTTGGAGCTTGGTCTCTGTAATACAGGCACAGCCTACTAGTTAATCTCTTCGGCACAGGATtatacatttcttttttcagctTCTTCAATGCCTTCTTTTGCTCGTCTTGGGTTAATTTGGAGTCTTCCTCTGTGGAAGTAGATCCCTGGAAACTCCCAGGGCCTAATACCCATGGAGCAGAGTCTCTTCCTAGGCTATCCAGGAGGAGAAGTTGCATAGGGGACCGTGGTTGCCCTGGAAAACTGCAACATTCCACTGACAGTAAGCGCAGGTAATCCTTACAAGATTTGTAAAAAAACTACTGCCAAATGAGATCGAGAAGAGAAAAGCTCATCAGCAGGTCAAGaagataaatatgaaattccAAGTGCCTCCGAGTATAGAAGAACAAGAACTAGTACCCCATGAAACCGAAAGGTGCTGGTAGGACAGTCTCCTCTGTTGCTCTCCATGGACCATAAGCACCTCTACTTCCATCCTGATGCAACACAACCACAGAGTCGAGTCTTATGGTTCAGAACATCTGGATTTCTAAATCTCCTTTGTGTTTTTACATAGTATAATTTACATGgctatatataacttttaagtAGGAGATATGCTCACCGGAAGCATAGGCTGAGAGGAAGAGAATCGAGGAAACATGGGACCGGGACCTGACGAGGGATAACTCCAGCCAGTGTGGTTACCAAAACCATATTGATCGCGTCCACTTCTTCGATCCCCATTGGGGGGTGTGAAATTGTTGCTCATACCAACTTCACCCTCCTTCTCAAAGTTGCAAAAGTTTTGATTGTTATATTAGCTacgtttctttcttttctttcaagttGAGTGAATATATTCGTGTTCTGTCTTTCTCTTCTTGTTTCGTAGCCGGTTATGCATCTAATTGATTCTGTTCTGATGTAAAAGTTTCATTATTCTTCTTCCATTGTGAAGATGCTTATGATAATGGTGATTTCATGAGGGAGAAACAGACTCGAGCAAGAAAGGtatctaattctataatgTATTTGCTTTGCAAAATTTTTGAGTTGGACATTCTTCAGCAATCCTATCCTTCTCCTTCTGCTTCcatttgttttctaatacatTGGGTGATAGCCCAATCTCATAGCAGAGGAAAGTTTGtccatcacaattcacaacagGCCAGCTGCGATTTGTAAGCCCCTCAAGTTGGCCCAACTGAGCGACTTTTGcgcctttctttttcttttagctaataaataataatcttcCAAATTCTTCAGTTACACATGCACACACATCCATAGTAACACATAGAGCGAGAGAATCTTAagcttatttttatatagttgtTAAGATGGTAATTTTATCAACTGAAAtgactttattattttcttttccctgaATTTCAGGTTGAAGAGAACATAGAGAGCCGCTGATATGCAGAAACCAATTAGCCTAGCTAGCTCGTATGCCCAAAACAAGAAGCTCTCtctattcattaatttttgtaaCTGCCTTCGTCTTCAGTTTAATTATACCTAccgctctctctctctctctctctctcgctagctatatatatatatagctctCGCACTTTGCTAGTCCCCTGAATGTATAAAATCAATGAGCAGGTAGAATGAGTTGGAAGAGCAGGGCCTGGACCGTGATAGGCAGTCTTGCGGCCGTGGAGGATCTCAAAGATACCAAGATTTGCAGACTCAGTTCTGTCATGAAAACCTTCAATAGCCAACACGTGGAGTCAATGCCTACTCAAGTTGAAAggccatcatcatcatctgcATCAACTATGGAAGCAAGGAGTAGCAGTAGCAGTGGCAGTGACAATCAATCTGAAGAAGCACTTAGGACTGTCATGTACTTGAGTTGCTGGGGACCCAACTAGTAAACACTGAATCGTACACCATAGCAACATGCATGTTATCAAACAGATGGTCGAAAacgataaaataaatatatgaaaaggGGGTTTCTGATTTTGGTATTGTACGTACAATACCAAGAAGCAAAATCCATGCATCtacatatatgaatatgaatgTGAAGAAGCAACGGGTAGGATACAACTACCCACCAAAAAGGTCTCATTTTGTGTTGGTTCTGATGGTGATATGATTTTTGGcctttcaaaaataaaattaggcaCATCGTTATATGTAAATCAATGTAAACCTTATCTAGAATTTCCTTCATCATTTCGGTTTGAACTCGGGTGGACACCTCATTATGACTATAATAATTAGGTTCATGGTAAAGGTAAAGACATCTCAAAAAGATCGTAAAGCAAAGTCAGAGTAAATAGGCAAATATTAGCCTATCAAATTTACTTACTGCTGTATGCGTATGGGGATGGAATGATTGCCTGCTGAAATagaaatattcttattttggTTTGGGTTTGAAAGAGCAAGAGCAAGAGCAAGAGCAAGAGCAAGAGGGGCACATGGGAGCATTAGTATTTGTATTTTAAAGTCACTGCCACAAAAAGAACATGTTGTAGCATCATGCTGTCCAGGCTGCTCTCTCTTTCAATCATCAAATATTTACCCTTTTTCCATCCTTTTTAAGCTAATGCACCCCAGTTCATAAGTAAAAAGGATAATGGAATGGaaccttttttatttcttacaattaccattttttttatttaattcttttttaagacAACAGTCCTATAAtgcaatttattaatttttttttatacaacAGCACGACCGGATGACTAATTCATTTACAAATTATAAAcacaataatttataattttatataaaatttcatatatcttCAATAACAGTTCTTTCCTTTAGTACTAATTGAATAGCTAAAAACATAATAGACTAAGCATTTTCAAAGAGAATAATTCCATCTCATTTATGTTTTCAGTAAATAAAACATCACATATGATCTTTGTCAGCGAGTAATGTTCAATTTGAAGCTAGAAAATTATCGTACGAGCAGAGATCACTACCTTGTTGCATCTGTATCGTAATTCCTGAGCCAAATTAGGAGCAAGAGAATGAATCACAagttgaaaacaaaaagaaaaagaccaagaaaaaaaagtgaGAAGCCCGGGAATTCATGCAAAGCCGGACCTCAAATAgacaaataaaatcaacaaagTTCCAATCTTTGAGATCCAAAAAATGCTTTATGCTTAACCCCCCCATTATAGACATTGCATAAAGCTAGCAGGGTGAAACCttgcacatatatatatatatatatatataaactataaatCGTGTTAACTTTCACCGAAATAAACAGTTTCTCcaaagagaaagaaacaaaatcttaaaaaaagaaaggaaaagaaaaagaaaccatTTTTTAAAACACAAAAACAAATTTCATCTTTTCTTTAAGACAATGGTGGGTGTTAATGGAGAGAAACAAGACGCTGATAGGAAAGTTTGGAGCCTTTGTAAAATGCCCTTTTGGCAAACTAACAATGCCACTTCTTCTGCAACTACCTCTGCTTCTTCCTCttcgtcttcttcttcttcttcttcttcctcttcttcttcatccacTTGCACATCTTCCAGTTCCATGAGTAGTAATAATAGTATCAATGGCAATAATGTTTGCCAACAGAGCCAGACTCATCAGCTTGGAGGAGAAAGATCGAGTCTTTATTCTACCAATACGGTGTCTCTTGTTGCCAAGTCTTTATTGCCTACTAGAAGAAGACTCAGGCTTGATCCTCCTAACAAGCTCTATTTTCCCTGTAAGCCTATGCTATTCTTTAATTCGATTATTCTGTTCTGGGTACATTTTTTATAgttgtttcttttctatttctgaTCTAGGTACTTTTAGTTTACTAACATGATCTGTGTCTGAttagcttctttttctttaattctttttctattttgatttgtttacATTGCTTAGATATATGTATTACCACTTTAATTTGAAACTCAGGAATGATTTTCATCTGTTCATAATTCTCTGTGTTTTTCTACTAATATTTCTATAAGCTTTCCCAGCATTTGAATTTCGGTTTTAATGCTTGTTCAGCTATAtcttgggttaattttaaagGGTAATCAATTCAAACAACTTGGTATAATCATGTTGCACTTTTACCATTTTGCCTTTTCAAACACTAAGTAGCAATGCTAGTGAAATTTCTTGTTTCACTGCTGTTTACTGATtacctaaattttattttcgtCAGTATCTGATTTCTTTCAATCTTACTGTTTTGAAGATGAACCTGGTAAACAGGCGAGGAGCGCTATTGGCATAAAAAACATTTCCAAATCTCATGTTGCTTTCAAGGTATGGGATGCTGTCAATTCATTTTCTCTATTCATTACCGCTGATATCTCGTAACCTTTCTTGCACATGGTTCAGTGGCTCTCATCATGATATGTTATAGTTTTGTAGACATTTATTGCATAATTCTGAATCCTGTTTGCCAACCAGATCTAATGGGTTGTCAATAATGTGAGAATATTAGCATTATTTTCTGCTTACATATTTGGAAAGAGGGCAGAAAATGTGCCAACTGGGACCCATGTTCTACCTGTATTATCTGTGAATgtagtttaaaaatatgaatgcACTATCTGTTAATGTAGTTCTATTAAATTATGCAGTTTTTGCTACATTTTGatgaaatagataaaaaaaattggctTGAATCTTGATAGCTGAAGCACCTCTAGTTAGCAATTAAGTGACATATGAAAATAGGGAGGAATTCTAGTAAAAGTCAAAAGTTATGGCTGCCTATTTtgatctttttgttttttgtttctcttattGTTCTCTTCTTTCTGAAATGGTGCACTAATTGATTGAGaattcttcttcctttttctttttgctataTTTCATGATTGGGATTAGGTGCCTTcagatttcatttttttcttcttttccacTTCTGGTATCTCTGTGGTTTAACTTGCTAATGCTATTAACCAATTCAATATCTATGGGACAATCTTACTGGTGTCTTATTGGCTGCTATAGTTCCAAACAACTGCACCAAAGAGCTGTTACATGCGCCCTCCTGGAGGTATACTTGCTCCTGGTGAAAGTCTTATTGCAACTGGTAATTCACCATCTTCACATCCACTTTCTTTAGCCTTTTTCCCCATATGTAAAGGATCACTAGTATTGctgtaattatttagattttagagAGTTCCTTTCTTAATCATGCTTTGATTAACAGTATTCAAATTTGTGGAGCCTCCTGAGAACAATGAAAGACCATTGGAACAGAAGAGCAGGGTCAAGTTCAAAATCATGAGCTTAAAAGTGAAAGGAGAAATGGAATATGTTCCTGAGATGGTATGTCTTTTATAGCCATTATGTATTTGCCATAGTTTCAATAACTTGGTTAATTCTAAGGAATTTCTCAACTTCGTggatgaaatattattttccttttatggCTCTGACTACAGAGCTTGACTTGTTTTTGATTACTTGGATTACTGCACAATCCAGAAAttgttatcaaattcataGTGCAACCATGATAGAATTATCTCAGAACAAGTTTTGGGTTCTTCTTGGCATGAAAAACTTCAAGCTTACTAATC
The sequence above is drawn from the Ricinus communis isolate WT05 ecotype wild-type chromosome 7, ASM1957865v1, whole genome shotgun sequence genome and encodes:
- the LOC8284982 gene encoding E3 ubiquitin-protein ligase RNF115, which encodes MSNNFTPPNGDRRSGRDQYGFGNHTGWSYPSSGPGPMFPRFSSSQPMLPDGSRGAYGPWRATEETVLPAPFGFMGFPGQPRSPMQLLLLDSLGRDSAPWVLGPGSFQGSTSTEEDSKLTQDEQKKALKKLKKEMYNPVPKRLTSRLCLYYRDQAPNIVNERAREKEEDGKRCAVCLEDFEPKEIVMLTPCNHMFHEECIVPWVKSNGQCPVCRFALCDRIRGSSSGSFNIPNLPPNNDHLSADLLSILRAMGAM
- the LOC8284980 gene encoding vesicle-associated protein 4-1; amino-acid sequence: MVGVNGEKQDADRKVWSLCKMPFWQTNNATSSATTSASSSSSSSSSSSSSSSSSTCTSSSSMSSNNSINGNNVCQQSQTHQLGGERSSLYSTNTVSLVAKSLLPTRRRLRLDPPNKLYFPYEPGKQARSAIGIKNISKSHVAFKFQTTAPKSCYMRPPGGILAPGESLIATVFKFVEPPENNERPLEQKSRVKFKIMSLKVKGEMEYVPEMFDEQKDQVAVEQILRVIFLDPECPNPALEKLKRQLAEAEAELEARKKPAEETGARVVGEGLVIDEWKERRERYLARQQIEVDSV